In a genomic window of Struthio camelus isolate bStrCam1 chromosome 20, bStrCam1.hap1, whole genome shotgun sequence:
- the BBLN gene encoding bublin coiled-coil protein, with amino-acid sequence MSGPNGEPHVAAGAAGQDDEDGDSFGEEEYAAINSMLDQINSCLDHLEEKNDYLHACLKELLESNRQTRLEFQQQQREQQDMEDDVQGSEPAI; translated from the exons ATGTCGGGGCCTAACGGGGAGCCGCAcgtggcggcgggcgccgccgggcaggaCGACGAGGACGGGGACAGCTTCGGGGAGGAAG AATACGCAGCAATAAACTCTATGCTGGACCAGATCAACTCCTGCTTGGATCACCTGGAGGAGAAGAACGATTATCTACACGCCTGTTTGAAAGAACTGCTGGAGTCCAACCGCCAGACCCGCCTGgagtttcagcagcagcagcgcgagCAGCAGGACATGGAAGACGATGTGCAGGGATCAGAGCCTGCCATCTAG
- the CIZ1 gene encoding cip1-interacting zinc finger protein isoform X1, translating to MFNQQQFQQQLLQLQHLLQQQQQQHHHHPPAQQGGRGLPPPQQQQMLSLRAANQPSLLNANPMLQRALLMQQMQGNLRGFNMTAPALQQFFPQATRHSLLGPPPVGVSLKPTRLGFPSLPFQRQNRIFRKDFQRVPDRKRELDPGSSSQTQGDEKMEIPEEVQAGSEQNNSSPSTEPRTPTESVLNVEPAAKRLKSVTEESALEDAAGSKEAGESSTPVQADGTDRVKEYTAEDLSKERKFSEEPKVPEVLSSGGSLKVTIQQSSESRAISTTALKPGHWTCEVGTADPSPESVLKFYCYICKTNCCSQQNFQSHMAGIQHQQRLGEIQHMSNVCFVSLLPMVKERKTLAEKDGETQQRWCNTCQIHFTGDLIKHRRTQEHKLAKRSLRPFCTVCSRHFKTPRKFVEHMKSPEHKQKAKEVRLGEKELGSPEDSEELITVDAVGCFEDDDEEEEEEEEEGAGEEEDLDVVQIENEDSAAKQTGLKEVTLEDYEGSEKYCPDTAYGLDFLVPVAGYLCRLCHKFYHSDSAARLAHCKSLMHFENFQRYKAARHRATAAYPEAPLHSQGSSSQVLGDQKQPPTAAVDTSKKMNADHEIGKEGTELSAVQEASRSSEGKDGLATSVAEDKSLASKTDDTCGVMVVEEGNLQEEEKSTTTSADCLLPEESSTVGELLGHTACKEEGGNGARQSKGTDNCQNPGSEGGLEWSEAANTGQEEAAEPSSLTKGEAASLTSAGCRRSTRRKPR from the exons ATGTTCAaccagcagcagttccagcagcagctgctgcagctccagcacctcctccagcagcagcagcagcagcaccaccaccaccccccggcGCAGCAGGGAGGCCG GGGTTTACCACCACCGCAACAGCAGCAGATGCTGAGCTTACGGGCAGCGAATCAACCATCACTACTCAATGCCAATCCTATGCTTCAGCGGGCCTTACTCATGCAACAGATGCAAG GAAACTTGCGTGGATTTAACATGACAgccccagcactgcagcagttTTTCCCTCAGGCTACAAGACATTCCCTCCTGGGGCCACCACCTGTTGGGGTCTCATTGAAGCCGACACGGCTGGGCTTCCCCAGCCTTCCCTTCCAGCGGCAGAACCGGATTTTTCGCAAG GATTTCCAGAGGGTCCCTGACAGGAAGCGGGAACTGGATCCAGGTTCTTCATCGCAGACTCAAGGTGATGAGAAAATGGAAATCCCAGAGGAAGTGCAAGCAGGGTCAGAGCAGAACAACTCCTCGCCATCCACAG AGCCAAGAACTCCGACAGAATCTGTGTTGAACGTTGAGCCTGCAGCAAAGAGACTGAAGAG TGTGACAGAAGAGTCTGCATTAGAGgatgcagcaggcagcaaggaagCAGGAGAGTCAAGCACACCAGTCCAAGCTGATG gtacagaCCGTGTGAAGGAGTACACAGCTGAAGACCTCTCTAAAGAGAGGAAATTTTCTGAGGAACCAAAGGTCCCTGAG GTGTTGAGCTCTGGAGGTTCACTGAAAGTGACTATCCAGCAGAGCAGTGAGAGCAGAGCTATCAGTACCACAGCCCTGAAACCAGGGCACTGGACCTGTGAAGTGGGCACAGCTGATCCTAGCCCTGAATCAGTCCTTAAATTCTACTGTTACATCTGCAAGACCAACTGCTGCAGTCAGCAG AATTTCCAGTCCCACATGGCTGGGATTCAGCACCAGCAGCGACTTGGGGAGATTCAGCACAtgagcaatgtttgttttgtCTCACTACTGCCCATGGTGAAGGAGCGGAAGACACTGGCAGAGAAAGATGG AGAGACCCAGCAGCGATGGTGTAACACTTGTCAGATACACTTCACAGGGGATCTAATCAAACATCGCAGGACCCAGGAACACAAG CTGGCCAAACGCTCACTCCGTCCTTTCTGCACTGTCTGCAGCCGGCACTTCAAGACCCCTCGCAAGTTTGTAGAGCATATGAAGTCccctgagcacaaacagaaaGCCAAAGAG GTGAGGctgggagagaaggagctgggcagccCAGAAGATTCGGAGGAGTTGATCACAGTGGATGCTGTTGGCTGTTTTGAAGAtgatgatgaggaggaggaggaggaggaggaggaaggagctggtgaAGAGGAAGACCTTGATGTAGTACAGATAGAGAATGAGGATTCTGCTGCCAAGCAG ACTGGGCTGAAGGAAGTGACTTTGGAGGATTATGAAGGAAGTGAGAAGTACTGTCCAGATACAGCCTATG GCCTGGATTTTCTGGTCCCCGTCGCAGGTTACCTCTGCAGGCTGTGTCACAAATTCTACCATAGCGACTCTGCTGCCCGGCTCGCACACTGCAAGTCCCTGATGCATTTTGAGAACTTTCAG AGATACAAGGCAGCAAGGCATCGTGCCACAGCTGCCTACCCCGAGGCGCCTTTGCATTCCCAGGGCTCCAGCTCCCAGGTGCTGGGTGATCAGAAACAGCCTCCTACTGCAGCTGTTGATACCAGCAAGAAGATGAATGCTGATCATGAGATAGGCAAGGAAGGTACAGAGCTGTCAGCAGTGCAAGAAGCTTCACGGTCTTCAGAGGGCAAGGATGGGCTGGCCACCTCTGtagcagaggacaaaagcctagCCAGCAAGACTGACGACACGTGTGGAGTCATGGTCGTAGAAGAAGGAAAtctacaggaggaggagaagtccaCTACCACTAGTGCCGATTGCTTGCTCCCTGAAGAGAGCAGCACCGTAGGGGAGTTGTTGGGACACACTGCGTGTAAGGAGGAAGGCGGCAACGGAGCCAGGCAAAGTAAAGGCACAGACAACTGCCAGAATCCAGGGAGCGAAGGGGGTTTAGAATGGAGTGAGGCAGCAAACACGggccaggaggaagcagctgAGCCTTCTTCCCTCACCAAAGGTGAGGCAGCCAGTCTTACCTCTGCTGGGTGCAGGCGCTCTACTAGGCGCAAACCCAGATAG
- the CIZ1 gene encoding cip1-interacting zinc finger protein isoform X2 translates to MFNQQQFQQQLLQLQHLLQQQQQQHHHHPPAQQGGRGLPPPQQQQMLSLRAANQPSLLNANPMLQRALLMQQMQGNLRGFNMTAPALQQFFPQATRHSLLGPPPVGVSLKPTRLGFPSLPFQRQNRIFRKDFQRVPDRKRELDPGSSSQTQGDEKMEIPEEVQAGSEQNNSSPSTEPRTPTESVLNVEPAAKRLKSVTEESALEDAAGSKEAGESSTPVQADGTDRVKEYTAEDLSKERKFSEEPKVPEVLSSGGSLKVTIQQSSESRAISTTALKPGHWTCEVGTADPSPESVLKFYCYICKTNCCSQQNFQSHMAGIQHQQRLGEIQHMSNVCFVSLLPMVKERKTLAEKDGETQQRWCNTCQIHFTGDLIKHRRTQEHKLAKRSLRPFCTVCSRHFKTPRKFVEHMKSPEHKQKAKEVRLGEKELGSPEDSEELITVDAVGCFEDDDEEEEEEEEEGAGEEEDLDVVQIENEDSAAKQTGLKEVTLEDYEGSEKYCPDTAYEIQGSKASCHSCLPRGAFAFPGLQLPGAG, encoded by the exons ATGTTCAaccagcagcagttccagcagcagctgctgcagctccagcacctcctccagcagcagcagcagcagcaccaccaccaccccccggcGCAGCAGGGAGGCCG GGGTTTACCACCACCGCAACAGCAGCAGATGCTGAGCTTACGGGCAGCGAATCAACCATCACTACTCAATGCCAATCCTATGCTTCAGCGGGCCTTACTCATGCAACAGATGCAAG GAAACTTGCGTGGATTTAACATGACAgccccagcactgcagcagttTTTCCCTCAGGCTACAAGACATTCCCTCCTGGGGCCACCACCTGTTGGGGTCTCATTGAAGCCGACACGGCTGGGCTTCCCCAGCCTTCCCTTCCAGCGGCAGAACCGGATTTTTCGCAAG GATTTCCAGAGGGTCCCTGACAGGAAGCGGGAACTGGATCCAGGTTCTTCATCGCAGACTCAAGGTGATGAGAAAATGGAAATCCCAGAGGAAGTGCAAGCAGGGTCAGAGCAGAACAACTCCTCGCCATCCACAG AGCCAAGAACTCCGACAGAATCTGTGTTGAACGTTGAGCCTGCAGCAAAGAGACTGAAGAG TGTGACAGAAGAGTCTGCATTAGAGgatgcagcaggcagcaaggaagCAGGAGAGTCAAGCACACCAGTCCAAGCTGATG gtacagaCCGTGTGAAGGAGTACACAGCTGAAGACCTCTCTAAAGAGAGGAAATTTTCTGAGGAACCAAAGGTCCCTGAG GTGTTGAGCTCTGGAGGTTCACTGAAAGTGACTATCCAGCAGAGCAGTGAGAGCAGAGCTATCAGTACCACAGCCCTGAAACCAGGGCACTGGACCTGTGAAGTGGGCACAGCTGATCCTAGCCCTGAATCAGTCCTTAAATTCTACTGTTACATCTGCAAGACCAACTGCTGCAGTCAGCAG AATTTCCAGTCCCACATGGCTGGGATTCAGCACCAGCAGCGACTTGGGGAGATTCAGCACAtgagcaatgtttgttttgtCTCACTACTGCCCATGGTGAAGGAGCGGAAGACACTGGCAGAGAAAGATGG AGAGACCCAGCAGCGATGGTGTAACACTTGTCAGATACACTTCACAGGGGATCTAATCAAACATCGCAGGACCCAGGAACACAAG CTGGCCAAACGCTCACTCCGTCCTTTCTGCACTGTCTGCAGCCGGCACTTCAAGACCCCTCGCAAGTTTGTAGAGCATATGAAGTCccctgagcacaaacagaaaGCCAAAGAG GTGAGGctgggagagaaggagctgggcagccCAGAAGATTCGGAGGAGTTGATCACAGTGGATGCTGTTGGCTGTTTTGAAGAtgatgatgaggaggaggaggaggaggaggaggaaggagctggtgaAGAGGAAGACCTTGATGTAGTACAGATAGAGAATGAGGATTCTGCTGCCAAGCAG ACTGGGCTGAAGGAAGTGACTTTGGAGGATTATGAAGGAAGTGAGAAGTACTGTCCAGATACAGCCTATG AGATACAAGGCAGCAAGGCATCGTGCCACAGCTGCCTACCCCGAGGCGCCTTTGCATTCCCAGGGCTCCAGCTCCCAGGTGCTGGGTGA